The sequence CGGAGGAAGTTTTGACAGTATTGAGGCTGCTGTAAAGCGGGCAGAAGAAATGGTACAAGAGGGTGCGGACATCATAGACATCGGCGGTGAGTCCACAAGGC comes from bacterium and encodes:
- a CDS encoding dihydropteroate synthase, translating into MNWKIKDKIINIDKPLIMGILNVTPDSFSDGGSFDSIEAAVKRAEEMVQEGADIIDIGGESTR